In Pirellula sp. SH-Sr6A, the DNA window CATGTAACGGGAGCTGTCGCGAATTCCGCGGCCGTCGTCTTACCAAACCCTAAGAAACTAGGCCATTGCGCTTCCGATTGTGCATACACTCTTTGGCCCCCGAGAATCGCGAACGCAAGAAGAGTTGCAACGTGAATAGGGTGGCGCCTCGAACAACGTTTCATGAAGGATCTCGCAGGATAAAAGATACGCCAAGGGGAAGGATCGCACTCCGGCCGAATCGTCATCAAGGATCCAGTTGATGATTCACTTCACCACCATTTCGGGTCGACAACGCTTGATAGATCGAAAGATCGATGTTCTGCGAAATGAAGTGGGTCGAGCAATCCCCCAGCACGAAGTTCGCGCCTCCCGTGTGTCGGCTCGAGAAATCGTCGAAGTGCCCCGCTGGGCTGTTGGGCGTGTGATCGGTGCTGCCGAGAATCCGAACCGGAGCCTCGGCCACCTCCTCGATAACGCCGTGCCAAATCGAACCTCCCAACCGATTGGTTCGCTCCCCAACAATGAACGTGTTCGACAATCCATCAGAAAGATCTCGAAAACGAATCGCCGAGTTCCCAAAAAAGGTTCCATCTCCATGGTATGGAGCGTCTTCGATTTCGAGCGATCCGAAAACCCCGATGTAATTGGACTTCGCAATCTCAAAGAGTTTGGGACCGTCGTCGACGTTTTCCGAATTGAGGGGCTCCCCCGCAATCTGAAACAAATTGCTCCCGGGGTCCGAGGGGCAGATAAACGTCGGCAAGGACTGTCGGAGAAAGGGTTCGTTCTGAGGAGCCAAAATCGGACTCGCAAAGTCGATCTGCGAGTGAAGATTGTTTTGCTCCATGAATGGAAACAGCGCCGTCCCCCAGGACCAACCCGGCAAGGTCGTTTGGCGGAAATCCACCCAACCCGATGGAAGCCTGCGATAAGCAGACTCGTAGTTCGACACGGCGAGCCCTAGCTGTCGCATATTGTTCGTGCACTGCATGCGACGAGCCGCTTCCCGCGCCGCCTGAACGGCAGGCAAGAGGAGCCCGACCAAAATCCCAATGATCGCGATGACCACCAGCAACTCCACCAGCGTAAAACCCGACTTTGATTGTCTTGTGCGAACCATGTGCATATCCCTCGAACCAACTATATGCAATTCAATTGCGAATGTACTATTTATCGACAGTCAAACAGGGTTGTCAATCGTCGAGGTTGAAACGGGCGTAAGAATCTCGTATTTTTCCCGGTTGGTTGGGAATGGCAGGCGAACGGAACTCCGTATAATCCGGTCCCTACCCCGACGATTTCGATCTTTTACCGCCGAACGGGAACCATGCTGACTTCACAGGAACTCCTCAACGATCCACGCGTAGCCCAAGCCAAAGAACTTCTTTTGGCAGCGCTTCGCGATCATTCGCAGAAGATCACGGGAGTTCGGCCTGGTCGCGAGGAGCACCGAACGGAATACGCCGACGCCCTGACTCGGTTGGCCAATGCTCGAGGAGGTGCTCCATATTTCCCCTACATTTCCAGCGGTCTTGGGAATGGTCCCTGGGTGGAATTGGGCGATGGGAGTGTCAAATTGGACTTCATCGTAGGAATTGGAGTCCATGGGTTGGGCCACAGCCATCCTGCGATGTTGAACGCTACGATCGATGCCGGCCTGGAAGATACTATCATGCAGGGAAACCTGCAGCACGACGCGTACTCTTTGGCAATGTGTGAACGACTGATCGGATTGGCGAAAAAGTTTGAAGCGCCGCTCGATCATTGTTTGCTCAGTACTAGCGGAGCCATGGCCAACGAGAACGCGTTGAAGATCGCATTTCATTCGCGGTTTCCTGCCACGCGGGTGATTTGTATGGACAATTGCTTTGCAGGCCGGAGCATGGCTCTGGCGCAGCTCACCGATCGCCCTGCCTATCGAATGGGGCTGCCTAAAACCCTCGATGTGGACTTCATCCCGATGTTCCATCCGTCCGATCCCGATGGCACGACGCGCGGGGCGATGGAAATGCTCCAGAAACATTTGGCTCGGCACCCCGGCGAGTACGCATGTATCTGGCTTGAGTTGGTCGCCGGTGAGGGGGGCTACTACCCAGGCACGAAAGAGTACTTCGAAGGCCTTTGCCGAGTGTGCCACGACAACAACGTTTTGGTCATCTTCGATGAGGTTCAGACGTTTACCCGATTGAGCCAACCTTTCGCGTTCCAGCACTTTGGACTCGATGCTTATGCCGATCTGGTCACCCTTGGAAAGATCACGCAGGTCTGCGCGACCTTGTACGGAGACCAACTCAAACCGAAGGGACCTATTCTGTCGCAGACGTTCACCGGCGCGACCGCATCCATTCGGGCAGGGCTCGCAGTGCTCGATATCCTGGAAGAAAAGGGTTGCTTCGGCGAAAAAGGTTGGAACATGGAACGCCACGTCTACTTTGCCAAGAAGCTACAGGCTTTGGCCGAACGAAATCCGGGCAAGCTCTCCGGGCCTTATGGTGAAGGGATGATGATTGCCTTCACGCCGGGCGATGGTTCGGCAGAAACCGCGAAGACGATGTTGCAGCGACTGTACGATTTAGGATTGATGGGATTCCTAGCGGGCAGCAACCCTAATAGAATCAGGTTCTTACCCCCTCCGGGAATCACCACCCACGAGCATATCGATATCGCTTGCGAGATCATCGAGCGCGCCCTCTCGGAAAGCAATTAAGGAAAACGGCATGTCGAGTCCCGCGAAAACAGGGAAGTCGGAAACATTGGTCGAGGCGGATGGATGCCAAATCGACCTCAGGAACCCCTACTTGGCTGCGTTGTTGGCGTTCCTAATCCCCGGCGCAGGGCATTTCTATCAAGGAAGAACGAATAAGGCCTATCTCTACGCTGCCTGTATTCTGGGGCTCTTTTTTCTGGGCTTATTCTTGGGACAGGGCCGAGTGGTCTACGCTTCCTGGTCTCCCGAGGATTACCGCATTCAGTTTCCCGCTCAAATGTGTGTAGGGCTGCCGGCGTTTCCCGCTTTGGTGCAAGCCATCGTTCAATCGGATGACGAGGAAGCCGGCTCTGGCCGCGGTCGCCTTAGCCCAGCCCGCCTCAATACGATTCCAACGGAACCGTCGGAGTGGAAATGGTCAGAATTTATGGCGCCCCCACGAGACTTGAATGTCCTTTCCCAATGGCATTACGAGGGATCTGCCGGATTTGAGCTTGGTACTCTTTTCACAGCGGTTGCTGGCCTCCTGAACTTACTTGCGATTTTCGACGCGTTTGCCGGTCCTATGCCTTTACCGCATTCGCCCGAGCGCCGGAAAAAATCGTAATCAATCTGGGAGCGGAGCCATGAACGAAGCGGAGCTCCATGCCGATGCCGATGCGTTGGCACGACGACTCATCTCTCATGTTGGTTCTTGGAGCGACGCTGTCGTTGCCTTTTCCGGCGGCGTGGATAGCGCGGTGGTCGCGGCCGCTTGCTACCGCGCGCTCGGTGCTCGCGCCGTCGCCATCACGGGAATCGGACCTGCCGTTTCCACGTCGGAACTCGCCGATGCGAGATCGGTCGCAGCCCAGATAGGGATTCGGCATGTGGAGCTTCCGACCGAAGAAATCGAGGATCCGCAATATGTTCGCAATGACGCGCGGCGCTGCTTCCATTGCAAAAAGAACTTGTACGGCGTGCTGAGGGATTGGGCTTGGAGATCCGGTTTCACCACGATCGCTTCCGGCACCAATCGAGAGGACTTGGGTGACTATCGCCCCGGCCTACAAGCCGCAGCGCAATTCGAGGTTCGATCGCCATTGGCGGATCTGGGAATTGGAAAAGATCAAGTCCGAGGGATCGCGATCCATTGGGGGCTCCCTATAGCTTCCAAGCCCGCATCCCCCTGTTTGGCAAGTCGCATCGCCTACGGCGAATCGGTAACGCTCGAACGTTTGGGACGCGTTGAAAACGCCGAGTCTTTTTTGCGGTCCCATGGATTCAGCGATGTCCGAGCACGTATCCATGCGGACGATCTGTTGAGACTGGAGATCCATCGAGAGGATTGGGCTCGCCTCCTAGATCCCAATACCAGTCGACAAATTGGCGACTTTATGGAGTCGTTAGGATTTCGTTTTGTGACAATGGACCTGATGTCTCGCCAGAGCGGCTCTCTGAATCGTGTTCTTCCGATTTTGAGGGGTGTTGACTCCACCACGTAGCGAGCAGGGAACCGGTGATGTTCATCACCGGTGCGAAAACAGCCGGCGCAATAGCGGCGTTCGCATTTTTCAATACGTTGGTCGCCAAGTTCGCTGCCATTCCACCGTTCTGGAGGCCCACCTCGATCGCGATGGTACGCGCGTCCACGACATTCAATCCCGCGGCGCGCGCTCCCCAATATCCGAGCGAGTAACCTAAGCAATTGTGCAGCAACACCCCTACCAATAAGAGCCAGCCCATCGACTGAAGTGCTTCGTGGGAGTTGGCGGCGATGATCGTGCATATCCAACAAATGGCGACAATGGAAACGACGGCAAGCCCCGACTCCAACGCTTTGGTTTGCCAACGCATACGCGTAAGAAATTGATTCACGATCAACCCAGCCACCACCGGGCCAACAACCGTCAGGGCGATACTTCGCATCATGTCCCAATAATTGACCGGAACTGTTTGCCCTGCCAGCAAGAACATCATGAGCGGCGTCATCAAGGGTGCCGCCAAGGTCGTGCACGCGGTCATCGTAACCGATAGCGCGACATTCCCACGCGCTAGATAAGTGACCACGTTCGAGGAAACGCCTCCAGGGCAAGACCCCGTTAGGATCACACCGGCTGCAATTTCAGGAGGGAACCCCAACCACTTTGCAACAGACCAACCTAAGAGCGGCATGACACTAAACTGCAAAACGAATCCGGTCGCGACACCCTTTGGCATTCTCAGTACGCGCCGAAAATCGTGGAGCGTTAAGGTTGCTCCCATCCCGAACATGGCGAGCGAGATCAACCAGCTAATCTGATCGATTCCCCGGATGGGCTCGCTCCAGCCAGGAACGTTCATCAGTAGAAATCGATCGGGATAAAAAACTCCGACGACCACCCCCGCAACGACCCAAACGGCGAAAGCATAGATACGTGTGCGGCGTTCGTAGGTAATCGCAATCGCGGAAGCGACCAACGCAGCGCAGAACCATGCGATGCACCGATTCGAGTCTGTCCGTATAGCGTCGTCGTCGGCGCTCGATGACAACCAGACGACGAGGCTCACGGCATAAAGCAACGCCACGATCAAGAAAAGGATTAGCGAAAGAGGAGACAGGACTTTGGAGCGAGAGGGTGGAGAGGACAAGGGATCACTCGAGTGGGAAGCGACGCCGAAGCAGATGCAATGGAGGAAAGGATCGTCCTGCTGCTCTTCGAAAGGTAATGGGCTGGTCTGGCTAGCCTTTTAAATTGGGGATGGGAAAGGTTACCTGTTTTTCGGTTCGCTTGCAGCTAGGCCACCCTGTAGAAATTCCGAAAACACCTTCCGCCAAGGATGGACCGTAAATCTCTCTCCACCCCACATAGCTCGTGGTGAGTCGAGGGTTGATCTCGATAAGGCTCCAGGGGGCGGAGTCGAGGAATTCCTTTGGGAAATGGCCCGACCTATGCGAAGCGGTCCCGAACGCTACATTCTCTCGATGCGGTGGAATGATCATATCTAACCCAATCCAACCGCGAACGCCTTCATAAGGTGCGAGAACGGCGCGCGCCCAACTCTGTAGCGACTCGAAGCGATCTTCCTCGATGGGGCCAAACCCACCCGAATACTGAACCGATTCCCTGCGTTCGATAGTCTGCCCCATGCAGCCGACCAACCGAGGTGGACTCTCGCCGTCAGCGATCAACGACAGGCTGGCAGGAGTTCCCGATCGCCATGGCTGAACAATCCACCGATCGACGCTCTCCACGCCAGATTCGGTTCGAAAGTGAGAACCCGCTTGCGGGCCCTCCAACCAATCTAGCAAGGACCCCGCAGAGGGAAACCACTTCATCTCCGAACAGCCTGCCCCCCACCGATCCTTGCATACCCAGCCATCGTCCGAAATGCATTCGAGGTCGTGTCGATTCTCACGCCATTCGGCAACCCAATCGGCCACCGTCCATGTCTTCGGGTGGTGTGCCACGGACGGTAGGGACGCTGCCATGGCTAACTTGTCCGCGCCATGCACGAGAAACATGCCCGTCGCGCCCCTAAGCGGGATCCTTTCGCGCTCCATGAATTGCGTGATGCGTTCCAGCTCTCCCCCGATTTCCGGCGCAATGACAAGCACGCGATCTGCTTTTCGCGCGGCTTCCAACCACTGCATAGAAAAACTAGCCTCGGATCTCGATGATGCATCCACCAAAGTGACTTCTGCGATGGATCTGAGAACGACGAGCTCGCTCGCGGCAACAGCTCTGGAATCGATCACCGTCGAGACGCGATGCCCGCAAAGGGCCAGATCTTCCAGCAAACACCGAAGCATCCCGAGCCCTTCCTGAAAAAGGCTTTGAAGCTCCGGGTCAGAAGGGGATTCGGACGAGGTCCCTGCAAGACCTCCACCCGATAGAAATTCAAGAACAGCTAGTTGCACCGATTCTCCAGATCAATCGAACCGGCGCAAATCCAAATTGGAATTCGCATAGTTGAGTGCATACCAGGTCCGCCAAGCTTCTTGATCATACCCAAAAGATTGACCGCTTATGGCGGCCAACGCGGATAAGACTCCTGCTTGATTTTCCGTGATAAGGAACTGGGAAGTGCCCCCGGTAGATTGAGAGATCCCGCCGGTTGCTTTATCCATCGCCGCTCCCCCTTGATTGACTTTCGTCACCAACGCCGAAGTCTTCAGTCGATCTATAAGCATGGGAATGATTCGAACGTCCCCAACGGTTTCTAGATTTCTACCGGCCCGATTGATGTACTCAATATCGGGAGTTTTCGCAGGACGCAAATCGGCAACGAAGGCTTGCATGGCAGCGATCCGGGTCCGTTCATTCGAAGCCAACGCATTGAGAACGGGGTCAACGATCACGGGGTAATCCAGTTCGCGTGCAATCTGAATGAATTGTGCGGTCGCTGAGCCTGGAGGCATACGCATCAACATCCCCAAATAAGGCTGTCCATCGTAATTGGTAATCCTCGCGCGGGCCTTGAGCTTTGTTTCCTCGATCAGCATCGTTGCCAACGCTTGATTCGCGCGCGGATCGTCGAGGTTCGCGAGAAACTGCTGCGCCTTCACGCCGGCTTGTCCGGGCTTCGAAACATTCGTAAATGCGATCCGGAGCTCTCGGAGAAAGGCGGCATCTTCTTCGCGAATCTTCTTTTTCGCCTTCTCGAGCTCGGCTGCATGCAACGTCGTCCGCTTGCCGTCAATCACGACCAATCCAAGCCTCTTGTTCAGAGTGTCCTTGGGAAGCCATTGTCCGGATCGGCTATCGAAGACGTAACCGAGGGCTGCCCAAGACTGTCCATCGTTCGGATCCAGCTCGACGACCCGTTCAAAATGCGCCAATGCGAGAGTTCGCTGATCCCGCGCATAACATTCTCTCGCGATCTCGCGATTGCTCTCCGCCGTATCGGGACGGGACGCCATGGACTGGATGTAGG includes these proteins:
- the larE gene encoding ATP-dependent sacrificial sulfur transferase LarE, translated to MNEAELHADADALARRLISHVGSWSDAVVAFSGGVDSAVVAAACYRALGARAVAITGIGPAVSTSELADARSVAAQIGIRHVELPTEEIEDPQYVRNDARRCFHCKKNLYGVLRDWAWRSGFTTIASGTNREDLGDYRPGLQAAAQFEVRSPLADLGIGKDQVRGIAIHWGLPIASKPASPCLASRIAYGESVTLERLGRVENAESFLRSHGFSDVRARIHADDLLRLEIHREDWARLLDPNTSRQIGDFMESLGFRFVTMDLMSRQSGSLNRVLPILRGVDSTT
- a CDS encoding ATP-grasp domain-containing protein — protein: MQLAVLEFLSGGGLAGTSSESPSDPELQSLFQEGLGMLRCLLEDLALCGHRVSTVIDSRAVAASELVVLRSIAEVTLVDASSRSEASFSMQWLEAARKADRVLVIAPEIGGELERITQFMERERIPLRGATGMFLVHGADKLAMAASLPSVAHHPKTWTVADWVAEWRENRHDLECISDDGWVCKDRWGAGCSEMKWFPSAGSLLDWLEGPQAGSHFRTESGVESVDRWIVQPWRSGTPASLSLIADGESPPRLVGCMGQTIERRESVQYSGGFGPIEEDRFESLQSWARAVLAPYEGVRGWIGLDMIIPPHRENVAFGTASHRSGHFPKEFLDSAPWSLIEINPRLTTSYVGWREIYGPSLAEGVFGISTGWPSCKRTEKQVTFPIPNLKG
- a CDS encoding bile acid:sodium symporter family protein, coding for MSSPPSRSKVLSPLSLILFLIVALLYAVSLVVWLSSSADDDAIRTDSNRCIAWFCAALVASAIAITYERRTRIYAFAVWVVAGVVVGVFYPDRFLLMNVPGWSEPIRGIDQISWLISLAMFGMGATLTLHDFRRVLRMPKGVATGFVLQFSVMPLLGWSVAKWLGFPPEIAAGVILTGSCPGGVSSNVVTYLARGNVALSVTMTACTTLAAPLMTPLMMFLLAGQTVPVNYWDMMRSIALTVVGPVVAGLIVNQFLTRMRWQTKALESGLAVVSIVAICWICTIIAANSHEALQSMGWLLLVGVLLHNCLGYSLGYWGARAAGLNVVDARTIAIEVGLQNGGMAANLATNVLKNANAAIAPAVFAPVMNITGSLLATWWSQHPSKSEEHDSESRSGETSGPLSQNEILTTP
- a CDS encoding DUF1559 domain-containing protein encodes the protein MVRTRQSKSGFTLVELLVVIAIIGILVGLLLPAVQAAREAARRMQCTNNMRQLGLAVSNYESAYRRLPSGWVDFRQTTLPGWSWGTALFPFMEQNNLHSQIDFASPILAPQNEPFLRQSLPTFICPSDPGSNLFQIAGEPLNSENVDDGPKLFEIAKSNYIGVFGSLEIEDAPYHGDGTFFGNSAIRFRDLSDGLSNTFIVGERTNRLGGSIWHGVIEEVAEAPVRILGSTDHTPNSPAGHFDDFSSRHTGGANFVLGDCSTHFISQNIDLSIYQALSTRNGGEVNHQLDP
- a CDS encoding DUF6677 family protein translates to MSSPAKTGKSETLVEADGCQIDLRNPYLAALLAFLIPGAGHFYQGRTNKAYLYAACILGLFFLGLFLGQGRVVYASWSPEDYRIQFPAQMCVGLPAFPALVQAIVQSDDEEAGSGRGRLSPARLNTIPTEPSEWKWSEFMAPPRDLNVLSQWHYEGSAGFELGTLFTAVAGLLNLLAIFDAFAGPMPLPHSPERRKKS
- a CDS encoding aminotransferase class III-fold pyridoxal phosphate-dependent enzyme; this translates as MLTSQELLNDPRVAQAKELLLAALRDHSQKITGVRPGREEHRTEYADALTRLANARGGAPYFPYISSGLGNGPWVELGDGSVKLDFIVGIGVHGLGHSHPAMLNATIDAGLEDTIMQGNLQHDAYSLAMCERLIGLAKKFEAPLDHCLLSTSGAMANENALKIAFHSRFPATRVICMDNCFAGRSMALAQLTDRPAYRMGLPKTLDVDFIPMFHPSDPDGTTRGAMEMLQKHLARHPGEYACIWLELVAGEGGYYPGTKEYFEGLCRVCHDNNVLVIFDEVQTFTRLSQPFAFQHFGLDAYADLVTLGKITQVCATLYGDQLKPKGPILSQTFTGATASIRAGLAVLDILEEKGCFGEKGWNMERHVYFAKKLQALAERNPGKLSGPYGEGMMIAFTPGDGSAETAKTMLQRLYDLGLMGFLAGSNPNRIRFLPPPGITTHEHIDIACEIIERALSESN